A region from the Triticum aestivum cultivar Chinese Spring chromosome 3D, IWGSC CS RefSeq v2.1, whole genome shotgun sequence genome encodes:
- the LOC123075465 gene encoding uncharacterized protein, whose amino-acid sequence MARATARSSRASGAARFLRRQLADRMSDLSDDLLLLVLRRLDTRTALGAGSISRRWAHLPRELSALDLKVSDILPPRYHRWVLLHRDIYGKAAAHLQYRRHAVRLELLPNIKRYERRAMRALNRSVESLLQQGPRSRRGVLKRLSLEFYTTGNGSSMNRLIAEAIDAWGVEDLDVIAKPLYYEADVVHAFPSHGMCKEPGAASLRSLKLGGCLLPPLHEYGALTMLVLRDIPESTPPAAYEGVLASCPKLQTLHLISCICRSGSGALLPVEVDAPSSEIRELVFDNCKFRWIRLGALPCLESLACMGGTLVFFEYNLIPSLRQYNFALHLGVALEGARQYFAQRLKLELDMFLRCTPNITSLIVRFTGPDRWIVPSSSPLSYLPSLRRLLVTDVPSSLDASWPRLFLEMTPSLEILHINIASCKDKPGKEISWQPSELRQHHLKEFVVAGFEGTKRQIYLVNFAVGACTALRRVALFRNGHAQRKGLWDWEMVTEPHSWTDEKKDYTLKQIMDGVPSSPVQLVFG is encoded by the coding sequence ATGGCCAGGGCCACGGCCAGGAGCAGCCGCGCGAGCGGGGCGGCTCGATTCCTGCGCCGGCAACTTGCCGACCGGATGAGCGACCTCTCCGACGATctactcctcctcgtcctccgccgCCTCGACACCCGCACGGCGCTCGGCGCCGGCTCGATCTCCAGGCGCTGGGCGCACCTCCCCCGCGAGCTGTCCGCCTTGGACTTGAAGGTAAGCGACATACTCCCGCCGCGCTACCACCGATGGGTCCTCCTACACCGGGACATCTACGGCAAAGCAGCAGCGCATCTGCAGTACAGACGCCACGCCGTCAGACTGGAGCTCCTGCCTAACATCAAGAGGTACGAGCGCCGCGCCATGCGCGCCTTGAACAGATCCGTAGAGAGCCTCTTGCAGCAAGGACCTCGCTCTCGCCGGGGGGTCCTCAAGAGGCTGAGTCTCGAGTTCTACACCACCGGCAACGGCTCCTCCATGAACCGGCTCATCGCGGAGGCCATTGATGCTTGGGGCGTCGAGGACCTCGACGTCATTGCCAAGCCACTCTACTATGAAGCAGACGTCGTCCACGCCTTTCCCAGCCATGGCATGTGCAAGGAGCCCGGCGCCGCATCCCTGCGAAGCCTCAAGCTTGGGGGCTGCCTACTCCCGCCGCTGCATGAGTACGGTGCGCTCACCATGCTCGTCCTGCGAGACATTCCGGAATCGACGCCCCCGGCCGCCTACGAGGGTGTCTTGGCCTCGTGCCCAAAGCTGCAGACCCTGCACCTCATCTCGTGTATCTGCAGGAGCGGCTCGGGCGCACTCTTGCCGGTGGAGGTGGACGCCCCCAGTTCAGAGATCAGAGAGCTTGTCTTTGACAATTGCAAATTCCGATGGATACGGCTGGGGGCTCTCCCCTGTCTCGAGAGCCTAGCCTGCATGGGAGGTACACTGGTCTTCTTCGAGTATAACTTGATTCCCTCCCTGAGGCAATACAACTTCGCCCTGCATCTTGGTGTTGCTCTGGAAGGCGCACGGCAATACTTTGCGCAGCGGCTGAAGCTAGAGCTTGACATGTTTCTTCGGTGCACCCCCAACATAACCAGCCTCATTGTCCGGTTCACTGGTCCTGACAGATGGATCGTGCCGTCTAGCTCCCCGTTGTCGTATTTGCCTAGCCTGAGGCGGCTGCTGGTCACGGATGTGCCGTCTTCCTTGGATGCTTCGTGGCCTCGTCTCTTTCTTGAGATGACGCCTTCTCTCGAGATCCTACACATCAACATTGCCTCCTGCAAGGACAAGCCTGGTAAAGAAATTTCATGGCAGCCCAGCGAGCTTCGGCAGCACCACTTGAAGGAGTTTGTGGTTGCTGGTTTCGAGGGAACCAAAAGGCAGATTTACCTTGTCAATTTCGCCGTCGGAGCATGCACGGCGTTGCGCCGTGTCGCCTTGTTCAGGAACGGGCATGCGCAGAGAAAGGGGCTCTGGGACTGGGAGATGGTGACGGAGCCACACTCGTGGACggacgagaagaaggactacacgcTGAAGCAGATCATGGATGGGGTTCCTTCCTCACCTGTTCAACTAGTTTTTGGCTGA